One segment of bacterium DNA contains the following:
- a CDS encoding AAA family ATPase, with protein MSSSRKRRPRSQARTRGHLELPESPELERAVLGGLQHADDIGATLARLEPADFASECHRTIFRAIQVLASQGRRADIPQLIDTLEQAGDLVDVGGRAYIASLDLNLIPSNLDGYIDRLKELRALRQAAVSAEKFLGELGDSVPARIPEALAALEARLGNASAFATSAERNQFRPLAEVTPESVEFLWKPYLPVGKLTLLEGDPGQGKSFLAAAIAASGSRGHDLPGAGAFEPWNTLILTAEDGLADTLRPRLDRLGADVDRIFGVEDLLDLSAPQGLGVLERAIREREPRLVVIDPVVAYVGARTDLHRANQVRAVLGPLARLAAKTRTAVVAIRHLNKSQGTHSLYRGHGSIDFTAAARSVLLVGSDPEDAENRVVIHLKSNLARLGRSLAYTIRQGVFAWSGWSQLTAWDLLQDDRTAEERTAIGEAKDFLVELLADGPQASKDVLQGAKAAGVSEKTLRRAKSQLKVKVRKTGFQGKWCWALPGAESSKVAMEPKDGQEGHKGRDGHLWEKRARSDESRPA; from the coding sequence GTGAGCAGCTCGCGCAAGCGACGCCCGCGATCTCAGGCCCGAACTCGAGGCCATCTAGAACTTCCCGAGAGCCCCGAGCTCGAGCGCGCGGTACTCGGTGGTCTGCAGCATGCGGACGATATCGGGGCTACTCTGGCGCGCCTGGAACCGGCTGATTTCGCTTCCGAGTGCCACCGAACGATCTTCCGCGCAATCCAGGTTCTCGCCAGCCAAGGTCGTCGCGCGGACATCCCTCAGCTTATCGACACGCTCGAGCAGGCCGGCGACTTGGTCGACGTCGGCGGCCGCGCATACATCGCCTCGCTGGATCTCAACCTCATTCCTTCCAACCTCGATGGCTACATCGACCGCCTGAAAGAGCTCCGCGCTCTTCGACAGGCCGCGGTCTCGGCCGAGAAGTTCCTCGGCGAGCTGGGAGACTCGGTGCCGGCGCGGATCCCGGAGGCGCTGGCGGCACTCGAGGCTCGTCTCGGGAACGCATCGGCATTTGCCACCTCGGCCGAGCGCAACCAGTTCCGGCCTCTCGCTGAGGTCACGCCCGAATCTGTGGAGTTCCTCTGGAAGCCCTATCTGCCGGTGGGGAAGCTAACGCTCCTCGAGGGCGACCCGGGCCAGGGTAAGAGCTTCCTCGCGGCAGCGATCGCGGCCAGCGGATCGCGCGGCCATGACCTCCCGGGCGCAGGCGCCTTCGAACCCTGGAACACTCTGATCCTGACTGCGGAAGACGGCCTGGCGGACACGCTTCGACCGCGGCTCGATCGGCTGGGAGCCGACGTCGACCGGATCTTCGGCGTCGAAGACCTCCTGGACCTGAGCGCACCCCAAGGCCTCGGAGTCCTCGAGCGGGCCATCCGTGAGCGAGAGCCGCGCCTCGTCGTCATCGACCCGGTGGTCGCCTACGTCGGAGCCCGAACCGACCTCCATCGAGCGAACCAGGTCCGGGCCGTCCTCGGGCCCTTGGCGCGGCTGGCGGCGAAGACCCGCACGGCGGTCGTGGCGATCCGGCACCTGAACAAGTCTCAGGGCACCCACTCCCTCTACCGCGGGCACGGGTCGATCGACTTCACCGCGGCGGCCCGGAGCGTGCTCCTGGTCGGCTCGGACCCCGAGGACGCCGAGAACCGGGTGGTCATTCACCTGAAAAGCAATCTGGCGCGACTTGGCCGCTCGCTCGCCTACACGATTCGGCAAGGCGTCTTCGCCTGGTCGGGGTGGAGCCAGCTGACGGCGTGGGATCTCCTCCAGGACGACCGCACCGCCGAGGAGCGCACGGCAATCGGGGAGGCCAAGGATTTTCTGGTGGAGCTTCTCGCCGATGGACCGCAGGCCTCGAAGGATGTGCTCCAGGGGGCGAAGGCGGCCGGGGTGTCGGAGAAGACCTTGAGGCGCGCCAAGAGCCAGCTCAAGGTCAAGGTGAGGAAGACCGGGTTTCAGGGCAAATGGTGCTGGGCTCTCCCGGGAGCTGAGAGTTCGAAGGTGGCCATGGAACCCAAAGATGGCCAAGAAGGCCATAAGGGTAGGGATGGCCATCTTTGGGAGAAGCGGGCGAGATCGGATGAGAGCCGGCCCGCCTAG
- a CDS encoding helix-turn-helix domain-containing protein produces the protein MDHRTSKTHLGTGARDPQALLNQAQTASLIGVSERTLECWRWKGNGPAFVKISSRAVRYRRQDIEQWVSERIQHSTSEELPR, from the coding sequence TTGGATCATCGGACTTCAAAGACACATCTCGGGACCGGCGCACGCGACCCGCAAGCTCTTCTCAACCAGGCTCAGACCGCCTCGCTAATCGGCGTCTCTGAGCGTACGCTCGAGTGTTGGCGCTGGAAAGGGAATGGCCCGGCGTTCGTGAAGATCTCGAGTCGGGCCGTTCGGTACCGGCGTCAAGACATCGAGCAGTGGGTGAGCGAGCGGATTCAGCACTCGACGAGTGAAGAGCTCCCCAGGTGA